TTTTGGCCAAAGGCCAAGGGCGCATTTtctttcaatactttttttttactgtcaTTTACATAATTATGACGTTCGTTAAAGATATTAAGAAttagcaaaatttatttacttctgGCGGATATTCAATATACTAGCAGTTTTcataatcatatttttataaatgtaaatttttataatttcacattgggtttaaaaattaatttgtgtttGTACCATAGATGTTGGTTGTCCATGGTTCGGAAGATTTTCGCGTTTATATACCTACATTTATGGAAATGTGCAAAAGAGAATTGGAAAAAACAAAGCGAAAATTTGTAGAAATCGTATAAACATCGCTgatgtgtaaataaaataatattttgtgatttAATTTGAAGTATTAGACTACTTATCTCACGAATCGAAGTtggaaattgttttattttcacaaaacttAAACTACTGGATGATAATATAATTACTATCTGTGTATTCGtttattgattttgttgttgcccGTCTCGTTGCCGCGCTTTTCCccaattttatattgaaaatacaaGCTCTTAAATTActcataaaaacaataattttaaataaatttaatgaaaagaaTGTTGACAACTTAGTTCCGCTCTGATATTTGCAGTTGCTTCTTAACTTCctgaaattgtgtaaaaattggtAAGACGCAATCGACGTCGCTTACCAATGTTTTCTTTCGTACAAATGAACTTCAGCGCTTTATCAGTACTACTGTCAAGAGTGTGGACATGCATCTGTTTTATGTTCAACAGACAAGTTCGCTCGGTAAGTGCTAAAAACCTtcatatttttaggtgatactaaTTCGAattatgttaattatttttcaatagttGAAACTTCCCTTGTAGTTGTATTTTTAAAtgccaaattaatttttttaaatttaaaaattctttcagaTTGTTCAATATCAACCAGTCAAATATGAACTCTTCCCATTATCACCGGTGTCAAGACATCGCCTTAGTATAGTGCAACGGAAAACACTTGTGTTAGATCTGGATGAAACGCTCATACATTCACACCACAGCGCAATGTCACGAAATACCGTGAAACCTGGCACACCTCATGACTTCactgtaaaagtaattattgaCCATCATCCAGTTCGATTTTTTGTTCATAAACGACCTCATGTAGACTATTTTTTGGATGTGGTAAGAAGGAATTGATTTAAAACTTGCACATTTTTTACATTTGATACATTTTATTACGATTTTAGGTTTCACAATGGTATGACCTAGTTATATTTACAGCCAGTATGGAGATTTATGGCGCTGCAGTTGCTGATAAACTGGACAACGGACGTAATATTTTGCGTCGGCGTTATTATCGTCAGCATTGCACACCTGATTTCAGTTCTTACACCAAAGATTTATCTGCTATCTGCAGTGACTTGAATAGAGTAATTAAACgaaatttaatacttttcacatataaataaattaaatctcaaatagatattcataATTGACAATTCACCTGGCGCATATCGTTGCTTTCCTAATAACGCGATACCCATAAGAAGTTGGTTCTCAGATCCAATGGATGTTGCGCTGCTATCACTTCTTCCAATGCTGGACGCCTTGCGGTTTACAAAAGACGTGCGTTCAGTTTTGTCaagaaatttacatttgcatcgTTTATGGTAGCAGGTGTGTGCATAACATAAGTTTAATTTCGCAATTTGACAAATATAACAGTAAATCTAAAGAATTTAACTAAGTATAAAATCAACTactaattaatttgtttattttcagttttacaGATTAAAAATTTGGTGCTGTGACGCTTAAACGAGTTTTtagtttgttttatatattaagcatTATTAATGAGAAAAGAATCCAATTCAATTCACTCACACTAGTtttgacacacatacacaaacatacataaagaTCTAAAACATATTCTCAATCTTTTCCTCTCCTTGATATCTTCCACCCCAGCCTGACTTTCCATATTCGCATTTTAAGCGAAATCAGGAAAACTGTTTACCATTTGATAAATTCGAtggatatatatttaataaaaaaaatacatatataatttgctagaggattatttaattttatgtgtACTGTAATAAACATGTGTTttgactaaaaaaaatattatttattggtaacaaaaaacaaatgaaatagtttaagTACTAACCAAGTGTTATTTCATAGATGATATATGGAAAAACGTATTGAAATGAATTGTTTGCTTTGTGTATTATAGATGagcattgaaaaattatataaaatgtataatttgtAGCATTTAAAGACAGCGCAACCGAATCTATTTTAATTACTGAATATGTTATTCAATTAAGATAAatgaagtatcaaaaagatGTAAGAACAATACCGACGGCCATGTACAAGTACAATAAGTGCTTACATATAACACACAGCATAATGAGAAAAGGTTTGAATGATTTCTCTTCaaagattattatttttctcttgatattatgttttcatttaataaaacaaaaataaacatcaaCAATGtctgaaaattaaagaaataagaaCAAACTGACTCAGTTATCATTTAGAATTAACTCAATGTCAAAAAAAGTAAAGAGTAGCTTGTAAGTTTGTAGTAAGTTTGAAGTATATATAGAACAGAATAATGAAGCGATCATCTATCAAGGATAGTCTAACAGCTATGgaatgatttatttatttaagcgaAGGCGTATTCTatcatattttaaattgtatgtaaattaaaagttttttgcaattttttcttttgtgaaaTGGCGAAAATCTCGATATTGTTgattattaatttcttaattttttatgcgagAAAGTTAACTTGCCACGGTAAAAACACATAAACTTGTACCGACTAAACTTCGTCTCTTTGAtcgatttttcatatttatatttatatttaaatctttATAAACATAGGTTGAggctaatacatatgtatatgattataTGTAATTGTAGTTATTCAACCATAAAACCTATGTATTTTCATCAAgagaaaaaagtatatattttttttattattttttgtattatttgtttgaatttaaaataaacaattggAGAGAGGATGTGCTAACTCGTAAAAAGCATTGgttacagtttttattttttacaaaaatcatcTGATTGAAAATCAATTGTCTCCACGTAGACAATTTATGGATTGTACCATGCTCAAATCTTAATATTGGTTTATTAAAGTCACTcaaatgaacaaaaataaaatgaaattttcacaaaatttaaaataaaatgaagataAACAAATTGCTTGTATTTTTTACTCCCAAAGGAAattagaattaatttttaataaaatataacaccATTAATATCCTTGattagaatagaatagaattCTATGCTATGTTCTTGATTAATTCAGACACTAGATAAAACGAGAAggaaagttaacttcggttgcaccggaaGCTATAATATTCTTCAAGGAAATTGCACCGATGCTGGGActataatctatgccaaatttcgtgtaaacatcttttcaaataaaaaattttccatacaaggacatgtatttgatcgttcagtttgtacgtcAGCTATATGGTATCGTGGTCTAGATATtcacaaatttaacaaatttaacaatagagttacttttaataattgtttaatGTATTCGTTAACCGGTTTAGTTAGTAgtctcaaaaatacaaaaataaacgtTTCATTTCTGTTTTGTCACTTCATTCGTAATGAGAAAAGGAAATTCAAAATATGGCAACTCcactacattttgttttttctatttcttaACAATTTCAGAAGATTTTTGCTGTGGCcgcatgtatatttattatagctCAGCATTTGCATGTTATAAATAAGAGATTTTACGGAAAGGAGTGGtaattattgaatttatatatacgcgacttttattttattgcgaaTTCGTTATAAAATTCTTTGCTAGATCTTCGCAGTTGAATAGTGTCGGTCAACGGGGTATCAGTGGGAGGGTGGATTAGTGATTGTTTATATAAATCGTACATGGTTTTAATGAACTATTAAGGAACAGTTATTGGTGCGGTAtgatgaataaattaaaaaatcaaaacttcAGGGAGTAGCATTAAGAATATGTTTACTGGACATCGCTGAAAGGACCAAATTATTCTATTACGGTAAGCATCTCAATATTTAGAACAGCACAGGCAaagtatgaatatattataattacatttatgtatgtatgtgtgcgggAATCGCTTCCTACGACATTACTAAATATGTATCTTTTTAAAAGGTTAGTATTCATTTAGATCATTAAAAATGAATTCAGCGCCATCAACGTCAGAAATGACGCCACAACGAAAGCGTGTTGGTAGGCCTCCTAAAGCAACGCAGCTGAAGCAATCGGCTGACGCATCGCTACCATCACAAGAAGAGAGTACACAAACGCCTAACCAGTCCAACGATACAGAAAAGTTTGCGAATCGTAGTATAAATGATAGTATTATGGAAGTTGAGGGCGGTATCGTGGCTATATCTCCACCACCGGCCAATGCACCAGCAGATAAGGTTAATCCTCGTATGACTGCAACACCATCAAATAGCAACGAGTGCAGGCGAAGTTCACGTAAAAAGATCATAAAATTTGACGTAAGAGATTTATTAAACAAACATCGAAAACCACATAAAATCCAAATAGAAGCTCGCATAGATTCAAACGCTCCGCAATCACAAAAACCTACAGCATCGCCATCATTTAACACCGGTAGCAATACAAGCAGCTTAGCGCCAGCTTCAAGCTCTGACTTAAACAGTAAACAAAAAGCATTTATGGAGAAATCCGCAATATTTCGTCGTATATCAATATCAGaacaacataataaaataaatgcgcCAATACTTCCACCACCCTTATCGTCCATACCCAAAATCGGTGTTTTAGGTAAGAACACAATCAATTTGAAGAGTAATGTGGATGCTATGCCTACAATAGACCCAGCGAAAATAGCACAAGCCAGACGGTTAAGTCGAACTCAGGAAATATTTAACGCCAGCCTGATAAAATCAAAGCAGAATTCCAGCTTAATAATAGCACAAATTGAAAGTAATACATCTAGTACCAGCAGTGGGTTCATGCCTCCAGCAGTTCTGTCATCACAACAGCAGAAAAAGTCAACAAGTgagtaaaatacaaataaactatatttaaaaaaatcgataaatgtaaaaaatcaatatacttatgtatgtggttacatatatgtatatgtaggtacatatgtgagtatatgtatagatatatatagtaGGTGTAATATACATATTCGAATGTTTACCTCTGTGATGGCACAAAATCCTCGAAAATATTCAGATTAAGAAACTTGAAGTTTAAATATGCGCATAAAATACTAATAGTTACCGTTTTTTTatccatatttacatatattcaacTCTTCTATCTACTACTTGTTATGTAAAGTGTATGCAAGgttatattcatacataaaatAGAGATAAGTATACATGTTGAAGTAAATGATGCTTATCAATTATAAATTTAGCTAATACTCAAAATTGGAGATATTTTTCGTAAGGGTCTATTACAAAACTGaaattatcttaaaaaatatttttattgttgtctcAGAGGTAGGAAAAATTCCTCcaataattttggaaaaattagtattaaaagagtatatacataggtatgtatttaaataaaactaggttttctttttttaaaaaacgtttcgaaattaaaaaaatatcagttGTCTAAATATattggaaaaacaaataaaactcgAAACCCcttaattctttattttacaGTATATCGagataatttgaatatatatatttttttttataaatatttttttatataacctGTAATGATTTCTATTCAACAGATGTATACAACAAACGTAAAAGTGtttcaaattcatttatttcgcCTACTACGGTAGCTGATCCAAAGCCTTCGCTTACAGAATCTGGCACACAAAAGCGCCGAGGTCGTCCaccgaaaaataaaaatcctgTAGCTCAAAACCCTTTACCAAAATCAAATCTAAAGTCGGAGTTTCATATTACGGCTGAAGATAAAGAAGCAGACGAACATCAGCAATATTCTgtcgaaaataaagaaaagcaaaatatcGCTAGTAAAGAAACTTCTTCAAGTGCTACAAATTGGACGGAGtacaaagcaaatttaaaatgtgTTGAAAACTTTGACAACCCCGTTGAACAAAATCCTATATCAAACGAAAGGAGCTCGATACAGCATGAAGATGTCATTTTAGAAATATCATCTACTTCTTCCATATCTGATCACGAATATCAGGCTAAAACAGTACATCCTCCAAAGGATATACATGAGTCACAACAAAGAAACTTCGCCTCCGTATGCATTTGGCAAGATAGTCAAAGTATTTGTGAAACTACATCCGCACCAGAATTCATTGTGGCCGCAGTTGAAGAGATAACATCGGAAAGTTCACCAGCTGATAAATCTATTTCCTTGGAAGCTGAAAGTGAAACATGTTCACAAAAAACGGTTGATATGTTAACGGAATGTGATCAAAGTATTGCAATTGATTTGGATTCGAATAAAGATATTGAAGCAGAGTCGGATTCTCTTTCGGAAATTACATTTGGCATGTCCGGCGCAAGCCGCAAATCGAGCGGTTCCGAATCAGAGGGCAGCTCAGATCGTAgtaataaaagttataaaaaaggcGATAAGTTGCGTGTATCTTTGAAACGCTTAACATTGCCACCGAGTACAATTACATCGACTATTTCGTTATCATCGGCATCTAGCTGCTGTAGTGACGTCATTGCTGGtagcgacaacaacagcaatacaaATAACAGTAGTGGCATAAGTAGCGGTACCGCTAACACTACAGGGCTAAGTACCGCAACAGCCAGTAAAAACTTACCGACAAGACGATCTCATCGTTTCCCTAAAAAGAGTTTTGACAGCAAAGTTATAGTGGAAGAACGCAATTGTAAAACAGAAGTATCATTGAATGAGAATTTAGATACTGAAGTTCTACTAAAGATGACAACAGATGTCGAGGAGAAAACTAGTAAACTGCCAATTGAGAGAGTTACTTCAATGGACGTTAAAACGGATAATGACTTCGAAGAATCGATTGAAGAAATGAAAGACGTTGCAGTTACAACGATTGAAAACGTTAGTGTTGATTTGGTTACGCCGCAGCAAGTGGAAACACCACCCGATACAATTGCTGTGGAGGAGCTCTCTACCGAACATATAATTGATAATGAGCGTAGAGAGCATGATAAAAAGGTCAGTGAAGAGTCGCCTTCTTTATCGTGTGGCACAAAAAAAGACCCAATCACTTTGCCACTTAAAAAACAGGTGAGCAAGTTTAAAATGTACGAAGCGGCAGTTCACAATGTGGCGGCAAATGTCGCGACTAGTACATTGTTGGATATATTAAATACCGTTAAACAGAATGATTTAACAATGGGAACAAAAGCATTACAGCATTTGCCGACAGTTGAAGATGATACATGCCCTGTGATAGCGCCTAAAGTAGAGGAGGAAAACATAGCAATTACTGCAGCCGAGAGAGAACTTGAAGCTGGCATGTCAAATAATAGTGTCACGACAATTGTTTTGGAAGAATCACAAGCAACCGACCAAGATATTTCTAAAGAGACTAACAAGCAGCCATCGAAATGTGTTCAAATAGTTAAATGTGTGGATGAAGTAGAATCTATAGATAAGCTCACTTGGCGAAACAATACGCACGATGAGTCCAACCCATGCATGGACATTTCAGAAACAGTCACGGTTTGCGACTTTGCACCACTGCCAGAAGAAGAGATCGTAATTCAAACTACTTACGCTGAACAACTTGCTGAAGGGAATCAAACTTCGACTAATGAAGCCAGTAGCACGGCAAAGACCTTAGCAGAAGAAGAAATAACTGCCAATGTTGTTAATGAGAGTTCAATGAACATTTCCAATGTTTTGGATAAGTCAGCGAAATCGGAAAAATGGAATATTATCACTAAGCACACAGCAGATAATCTGTTGGATGAAAGTAGTTCGGAGGATATAAATTCGACAACGGACTCACAATCTTCACGTGACGAAACGAATGGGAGCAGTGCTACGAAGACACCATCGCCGACACTTTCGGAAAATTCCAATAGAAAGCCGTCAAAGAAACCAACACGCCGTAATGAGAGACGTTCAAAACGTGGAGATAAGTCTGGCCATAAAACTTTAGAAGAGACATTCGCAGAAATAGCGGCTGCAAGTTCAAAGGCAGTTTTGAAATTGAAGGCGCAGGAAGTTGACGTAGATATTGTAGATACAGCAAAAGTATATAATGAAGAGGAGATTTCTAAATTTGTTGATTCAATTGAAAATACAGCTGATGCAAAAGAAGTTTCTACTGCTAGCGTTGAGCTAAGTCATACGCCTATTAATTTAACTGAGCCAAAAAATTTCGACGAAGATGAAGTGCCGAATGTACAAAATACTATTGAAGTGACGACAGaggaaacaacaacagaaatatGTACGAAGGTTATGTCGTCTGAAGACAATCGCGCCGTGCCAAAAGTAGTAATATTACCAGAAGATGTGGATAGTAATTCAAATCATTCGTCGCCTTCACGACGCGGGCGCAAGACGaggaacaaaaaagaaaataataagccATCAACGAGCACTTCTTCTATTACAGCAGAGTCTTTGAGTGGAAATAAACCGAAAGCCGCCGAAATGTATCCGGTCGATGAGCCTATTACTGCCATTACAAATACGACCGCCGAGGTTAATTTAGAAACAACACAACAAAGTTTGTACACATCCATAATTGAAATGGACGAAAATGTTACCAATAATGGTGACCAGATTATCAGTGACACATTGGAGGAAAGGAATGCCAAAGAGTCAAACATAGAAACATTTTTGGAACCAGAAAAATGTGATTATTCAATGACTACGGTGGAACTTTCATCTGAGGTTGGCCAAGTCATGAATACCACAGGCGTCGAAATATCAACAAATATTTCCGAGAACATAGCACCTGATTTTAGTGACCACAGTGTAGAAgaaaataatgacaaaaatgaaccatttacaacaaaaacgcGAAAACACAAACAAGCTACGACTTTGGCTATTCAACAAGCCGAGCGCGTTGAACTTAAAGTAGAGAGTGTTGAGACGCAAAGAGAGTGTGGTCAAAGCAACGTCACTGCACCCGAAGAGCGGATTGAACAACGAGAAGAAAAGCTTGTAGAACCGTCTAAAGAGTTGCTACAAAATAAATTGGAAAAGTTAGATCAAAGTGGGTCGCCACCACCGTTAAAGGCGAACTCTGTCATTGAATCGGTTACAAGTAGCGGCATATTGGCACAGAATGTAGACTGTCAGCTCGCAGAACAGCGTGAACAGTCAGGTACACCAGTCGATAAGcctaaaaaaattcgaaaacgtAGAAGTAATAAACAGTCCGATGAGAGGTCTAACGAGTTGGAGACTAAAGATCAAGATAAATCAGAAGATCAGGAAATTCTTGGAACTAAAGAAAAAAGTGGCGATGCAGAAGATAACGATGGAAAAACACGAAAGCCACGAAAGGGAAAGTCAGCAAATGATGCGACCAATGATCCTCATAGTGATACGACGGTTACAGTGCCAAACACAGCTGAATTAATGGAAAAAGAATTGGCCAAAGCGCCGCCTAAGAAACGTCTGCTCAAAATGCAAATGGAGTTGGAAGAAAAGAGTTGTGCCTATAATGCAGAAATGCCAAGCACAAGTCAGGCTAGCGCTGAACAAAAAACGAATTCAGCCAAGAAGTCAGCAAGCAATTCCAGTAAAACCAAAGAATCTACACAGAAAAAATCGAAGAAAGATGCGCAATCGTCTGATCAAATGAAAAAACGAGAAAGTCTCGAAAGTCAAATCGAATCTTCCCTTGACGAGGAAAGTCGTTCAGCGACATCTACACCTGTGGCTAAACGTTTCAAAAAGCAAATGGCTTTAGAGGATAAAACAAGCGGTAAAAGGAAGTCCAAGATGGAGCAAACTATTAGTAGCAGTGAGAAAAGTGAAATTAAGGATAGGGAAAGGAAAGGATCTGTATCAAAGAAATCggaaaagaaacaatttttggccaccGAAGACACTACAAGCAATGAATTAGCTAAGAAAATGGAAGAAAGAAGTGCGAAGAAAAAACGGCAGAAGAAATTGAAAGAAGATTTCGAGGCAGCACTAAAGGATGCGCTCACCAAAACAACAGTTCCAGCTGAACCCAATAAAGAAAGCGCAAACCCTACAGAAAACATTGTTGCAGTGCTGGAAGAAGGAAAAATACCAGAGGTAATTGCCGCTACAACCGTTTGTGCCACCGTTTTTGAAGACAAGCAGAATACTGTGGAGGAAGATTCAATCATTAAGGCTACTGAAACTACGGAAAAGAATGAGCTTGAGGAAGAACCAGATCCCTTGAAGGACATTGAGAAATTCATCGAAGATGGCGTCAACTTGCTCAAACGTGGCTATAAGATTGATGACGACAGTGTAGATGAAGTTATTTGTCCGAAAACACATCTACAAAAAGAAGAATATAAATCGGATGTGCcagaaaatgaagaaaatccGTCTACTGTGGTTGTGGAAGGCATGACAACACCTAATGAAAGCATATCAGGCGATATAACACCAGTTGACAAAACATTCGAAGAAGTTGCTAACACGCTCACTCAGAATATTTATTACGAAACACCGGCTGACACACCAGTAGCTACGCCGACAACGACGCCGCCACCAAAAAGTCCTATTCATGATCCGGCAATTGACGAAATAACTGGAGTTCGGCGTTCTCATCGCATTAAACAGATAACAAAGACACCGAAGGCGCTTGTGGGTCGTGGGTTGGTGCGTGAAAAAGAGCGTTTCTCAATTAAAGACGATGTCGAAATGAAATCTCACTACAGTTTGGATGATCATCTGACGGATTTGGCGCATGTGGAGGCGAAGAATGCTAAGTTCCTAAAAGAAATGGAAGAGCGTCTGAGTAACTTCCATGTCATTAAAGAGAATGAGTACAAATGTGAGCGTGTCGTAAGTAGAGAAGCACGCAAAATGTTGTGTGATTGTTTTTTGACAGCCGAGGAGGAAGAGCGTGGTGAATTGGGCTGTGGTGAAGATTGCTTAAATCGTTTATTGATGATCGAGTGTGGACCCGATTGTAATGTGAAAGATCGCTGTACAAATAAACGCTTTCAGAAATTGCTATGTTCACCATGCCGTGTCTTTCGTACGGAAAAGAAGGGCTTCGGTATAATGGCTGACATTGAGATATTGCCTGGTGAATTCATTATGGAATATGTCGGTGAGGTAATCGATGGCGATGAGTTTGAGCAGCGACGTACTGCATATTCGTTGGACAAAAATCGTCACTATTACTTTATGGCATTACGAAGCGATGCCATAATCGATGCCACAATCAAGGGTAACATTTCACGCTTCATTAATCATTCCTGCGATCCGAATGCGGAAACCCAAAAGTGGACTGTAAATGGTGAACTACGAATTGGGTTCTTCAGTCGTAAGTCCATTATGCCAGGTGAAGAAATTACGTTCGACTACCAGTACCAACGTTACGGCAGAGAGGCACAACGTTGTTATTGCGAGTCGGCTAACTGTCGTGGTTGGATAGGTGAAGAACCCAATTCGGATGAGGGTGAACAAATCGATGACGACATTGATGCGGATAACTCGGCAGATGGCAGCGATGATGAGGATAGTGATGATAGCACGGCTGATGGCGATGatgtacataaaaaattagACGCATCCAGCAAATCACTAATTAGCTTAGAGGATGGTAAAATAAAGTTGGATGACAAATCGGATAGCGCGGGTAAGGACAAGAAGAAAAAAGTGGGTGACGATGAGCATAGAGATCCTGAGGCTAAGCTGAAAAAGCTAATAGGCAAATCTGCTGATAAAGCAGCGCGAAAAAAGAAACccaataaagaaaagaaaaataagagACTAGGCAAATCTGCTACTGGTGAGCAATCGAAAACGTCACGTTATTTGGAAGATCCGGATATCGAAGACGAAGTTAAATTCCTTAGCCGTGGCGGGCTAAGGAACCAATCGGATACGTTGCGGTTTTCACGTTTGGTCGTACGCGCTAAATTACCGCAAACTCGTCTCAATCTGCTGAAAATTCTGCGCAATGCCGATTTGCCATGTCGCCGACTGTTCTTGGACTATCATGGACTGCGTTTGTTGCATGGCTGGATGAGCGAAGACGGTGGTGATATGGCGATTCGCTTGTCACTCCTAGAGGCGCTTGAGAGTTTGCCGATAGCAAACAAGACTGTACTCACTGACAGTAAAGTCTATCAGAGTGTACGTAATTGGTGTGGTAATGCGTTGTCCGCCAGCAGCGTTCCAGCTGGCAATGCATCTTCGCCAAGCGATGAGTCGTCGAAGGAAAGCACAAGTAGTAATTCACATACGGAGATAGCTAGTGGTCAGGAGGTACCTTCGGATCTGCAAAAATTAGCTGTGAAATTAACCACTGCATGGAATAGTTTGCCAGAAATTTTCCGCATACCAAAACGTGAACGCATCGAACAAATGAAAGAGCACGAACGGGAGGCAGATCGACAGTTTGCTGAA
The sequence above is drawn from the Bactrocera oleae isolate idBacOlea1 chromosome 5, idBacOlea1, whole genome shotgun sequence genome and encodes:
- the Dd gene encoding CTD nuclear envelope phosphatase 1 homolog, which codes for MFSFVQMNFSALSVLLSRVWTCICFMFNRQVRSIVQYQPVKYELFPLSPVSRHRLSIVQRKTLVLDLDETLIHSHHSAMSRNTVKPGTPHDFTVKVIIDHHPVRFFVHKRPHVDYFLDVVSQWYDLVIFTASMEIYGAAVADKLDNGRNILRRRYYRQHCTPDFSSYTKDLSAICSDLNRIFIIDNSPGAYRCFPNNAIPIRSWFSDPMDVALLSLLPMLDALRFTKDVRSVLSRNLHLHRLW